Proteins encoded in a region of the candidate division Zixibacteria bacterium HGW-Zixibacteria-1 genome:
- a CDS encoding tRNA (adenosine(37)-N6)-dimethylallyltransferase MiaA has translation MSNSRENKPVIPVITGPTASGKTGVALRLLEQFSDIPIISADSRQIYKYLNIGTDKPEVSLLQKYEFHLVDFVEPGDRYTAFDFADDARRLIGSALAGNKIPLICGGTGLYLRALTEGIVEIPDDDLSIRTRLEEDAVEKGPEYLFERLRAVDPLEARKTHPHNIKRIIRALEIFELTGRSKSAIIAAGNKKYDDYLYRILCLLPPREVLYSKINKRVDEMIAGGLVEEVEDLIKMGRRPNVEKVNVIGYAELFRYFDNELSLDSAVNLIKQNSRRFAKRQITWFRGMDDIEYMSGADETYEVVKAIFENREK, from the coding sequence ATGTCAAATTCAAGAGAAAATAAGCCGGTCATTCCTGTCATCACCGGCCCGACCGCGTCAGGGAAGACCGGTGTTGCCCTTCGACTTCTGGAACAATTCTCCGATATCCCGATAATTTCAGCCGATTCGAGGCAAATTTACAAATATCTCAATATCGGGACCGACAAGCCCGAAGTTTCCCTGCTGCAGAAATATGAATTTCACCTGGTCGATTTCGTTGAGCCGGGAGATCGTTATACCGCGTTTGATTTTGCCGATGACGCCCGGCGATTGATCGGAAGCGCCCTGGCAGGAAATAAGATTCCTTTGATATGCGGCGGGACCGGGCTGTATCTCAGGGCGCTGACCGAGGGCATCGTGGAAATACCGGATGATGATCTGAGCATCAGGACAAGATTGGAAGAGGACGCAGTCGAAAAGGGGCCGGAGTATCTGTTTGAAAGACTGCGGGCCGTTGATCCCCTCGAGGCGCGCAAGACCCATCCTCATAATATCAAGCGGATTATTCGGGCGCTGGAGATATTTGAGCTGACCGGGCGCTCAAAATCGGCGATAATTGCCGCCGGGAATAAAAAATATGATGATTATTTATATCGAATTTTATGTCTTTTGCCACCAAGAGAGGTGTTATATAGTAAAATAAATAAGCGGGTGGATGAGATGATTGCGGGGGGACTGGTTGAGGAAGTCGAAGATTTGATCAAAATGGGGCGGCGCCCAAATGTGGAGAAAGTTAATGTTATCGGCTACGCGGAGCTTTTCAGGTATTTTGATAATGAACTTTCTCTTGATTCGGCCGTCAATCTTATTAAGCAAAACAGCCGGCGATTTGCCAAAAGGCAGATTACCTGGTTTCGGGGAATGGACGATATAGAGTATATGTCCGGAGCCGATGAAACGTATGAGGTTGTAAAGGCTATTTTTGAAAACAGGGAAAAATAA
- a CDS encoding TIGR00282 family metallophosphoesterase, translating to MKSHIKILFFADLVGKPGRFVVSQMCRNLKEKFAADFVVANIENAAGGFGITPEMSRKIFSYGVDCQTSGNHIWDRMDILKYLDEQPKLIRPANFPAGCPGFGHYIGEADGIKIGVLNLMGRTYMKDIDCPFHVADRELKIIRESTDIIIIDFHAEVTSEKQALAYYLDGRVSGIIGTHTHVQTADESVSERGTAYITDVGMTGPHDSIIGMAKTPSLDRFLTGMPKRFSCAKDDVKISGVLISISTADGAAEAIERFKIDYSGANDSDLLDE from the coding sequence ATGAAGTCTCATATAAAAATTTTGTTCTTTGCCGACCTGGTCGGCAAACCGGGGCGCTTTGTCGTCTCGCAAATGTGTAGGAATCTTAAGGAGAAATTCGCGGCCGATTTTGTGGTTGCGAATATCGAAAATGCCGCCGGTGGTTTCGGGATTACGCCCGAGATGTCCAGAAAAATTTTTTCGTATGGGGTTGACTGCCAGACATCGGGCAATCATATCTGGGACCGGATGGATATCCTGAAGTATCTGGATGAGCAGCCGAAATTAATTCGCCCGGCTAATTTTCCGGCCGGCTGTCCCGGTTTCGGGCATTATATCGGCGAAGCCGACGGAATTAAGATTGGGGTGCTCAATCTGATGGGACGCACCTATATGAAGGATATCGACTGCCCCTTTCATGTGGCGGATCGCGAATTGAAGATAATCAGGGAATCGACCGACATCATCATCATCGATTTCCATGCTGAAGTCACTTCCGAAAAGCAGGCGCTGGCTTATTATCTCGATGGCCGGGTGTCCGGGATTATCGGAACGCATACACATGTCCAGACCGCCGATGAGTCGGTTTCGGAACGGGGCACCGCTTATATTACCGATGTCGGCATGACCGGGCCTCATGATTCGATTATCGGGATGGCCAAGACGCCGTCGCTGGACAGATTCCTGACCGGGATGCCGAAACGGTTTTCGTGCGCCAAAGACGATGTCAAAATCAGCGGGGTCCTAATTTCGATCAGCACCGCCGATGGGGCGGCCGAGGCAATCGAACGGTTCAAGATCGACTACAGCGGGGCCAATGATTCGGATTTATTAGATGAATGA
- the rny gene encoding ribonuclease Y produces MNDIILLVLVALVSGLVAFGVAWMILRRIGDKKITGAEETAKKLIAEAGKEAEIKKKEALLEAKEEWYGVKSNYERELQNKRNEIQKTERRLSDKETSVDRRLESINKKEKEVTYRERTITGREKGITLREQELEKMLQAQNERLERIAGMTAEEAKQELKENLIGIAKIEAAAKIKEIKDNAERNAEKEAREIIIQAIYRCAADHAVESTVSVVNLPNEEMKGRIIGREGRNIRSFETATGIDVIVDDTPEAVILSGYDPIRREIARMSLEKLIADGRIHPTRIEEVVAKTEKEMEMIVREIGEQACFDVGVQGLHLDIIKLLGKLNYRSSYGQNVLQHSKEVAILAGLMAAELSLDPNLAKRAALLHDIGKAIDRETEGTHTEIGGNFLSRYNEDPVVINAVASHHGDIIQETVYSVLVQAADAISGARPGARREPLEAYIKRLEKLEELADSFKGVAKAFAIQAGREVRVIVECETVDDLAASILAGDLAKKIEQEMEYPGQIKVTVIRESRATEFAK; encoded by the coding sequence ATGAATGATATCATTTTGTTAGTACTTGTTGCATTGGTATCAGGACTGGTGGCCTTTGGCGTAGCCTGGATGATCTTGCGCCGTATCGGCGACAAAAAAATTACCGGCGCCGAGGAGACCGCCAAAAAGCTGATTGCCGAGGCCGGCAAGGAAGCAGAGATAAAGAAAAAGGAAGCTCTTCTGGAGGCGAAGGAGGAATGGTACGGCGTCAAATCCAATTATGAGCGGGAGCTTCAGAATAAAAGAAATGAAATTCAGAAAACCGAAAGAAGATTGTCCGATAAAGAGACTTCGGTCGATCGAAGGCTGGAGTCGATTAATAAGAAGGAAAAAGAGGTAACCTATCGCGAGCGGACCATCACCGGCCGCGAAAAGGGCATTACGCTTCGAGAACAGGAACTTGAGAAGATGCTTCAGGCCCAGAATGAGCGGCTGGAGCGGATTGCCGGAATGACTGCTGAAGAGGCCAAGCAGGAGCTGAAGGAAAATTTGATCGGCATCGCCAAAATCGAGGCTGCCGCCAAAATCAAGGAAATAAAAGACAATGCCGAGCGCAATGCCGAGAAGGAAGCCCGCGAAATTATCATCCAGGCCATTTATCGATGCGCCGCTGACCATGCGGTGGAATCGACCGTTTCGGTTGTCAACCTTCCCAATGAGGAAATGAAGGGGCGTATTATTGGGCGCGAGGGCCGCAATATTCGCTCTTTTGAGACCGCCACCGGAATTGATGTTATTGTCGATGATACGCCGGAAGCGGTGATTCTCTCCGGTTATGATCCTATCCGGCGTGAAATAGCGCGGATGTCACTGGAGAAGTTGATTGCCGACGGGCGGATTCATCCCACCCGCATCGAAGAAGTGGTTGCCAAGACCGAAAAAGAGATGGAGATGATTGTCCGTGAGATCGGCGAGCAGGCCTGTTTTGATGTCGGTGTCCAGGGGCTGCATCTCGACATAATCAAGCTTCTGGGCAAGCTCAATTACCGCAGCTCTTACGGCCAGAATGTGCTGCAGCATTCCAAGGAAGTTGCGATATTGGCCGGTCTGATGGCCGCCGAACTGAGCCTTGATCCCAATCTTGCCAAGCGCGCGGCGCTTCTGCACGATATCGGAAAGGCCATCGACCGTGAGACCGAAGGGACGCATACCGAGATCGGCGGCAATTTTCTGAGCCGTTATAATGAAGATCCGGTGGTTATTAACGCCGTGGCGTCGCATCACGGCGACATTATTCAGGAGACAGTGTACTCGGTGCTGGTGCAGGCGGCCGACGCCATCTCAGGGGCCCGTCCCGGCGCCCGGAGAGAACCGCTCGAAGCCTATATCAAGCGTCTGGAAAAACTGGAAGAACTGGCTGATTCGTTTAAGGGTGTGGCGAAGGCGTTTGCTATACAGGCGGGCCGTGAAGTGCGGGTCATCGTGGAATGTGAAACAGTCGACGATCTGGCGGCGTCCATTCTTGCCGGCGATCTGGCCAAGAAAATCGAGCAGGAGATGGAGTATCCCGGTCAGATCAAGGTGACGGTCATCAGAGAATCAAGGGCGACTGAATTTGCCAAATAG
- a CDS encoding cell division protein ZapA — translation MPDISNKEQVVKVVIFGEEYPIRGHADPDYILRVAEYVDRNMRDIALRSKNRSPQKIAVLAALNFAGELLELKEKNKGELDEAEIKAKNLLELLDSTLPDSE, via the coding sequence ATGCCTGATATTTCTAATAAAGAACAGGTTGTAAAAGTGGTCATATTTGGTGAGGAATATCCCATACGCGGTCATGCCGATCCGGATTACATTCTTCGTGTGGCCGAATATGTTGATAGAAATATGCGCGATATCGCGCTTCGCTCAAAGAACCGATCGCCCCAGAAGATAGCGGTTTTGGCGGCCCTGAATTTTGCCGGCGAACTGCTTGAATTAAAGGAAAAAAACAAGGGCGAGTTGGACGAGGCCGAAATCAAGGCGAAAAACCTGCTGGAGTTGCTTGACAGCACCCTGCCGGATTCCGAATAA
- a CDS encoding DNA mismatch repair protein MutS, with protein MKSSSSSGGSITPLMRQYNKIKAQYPDKILFFRMGDFYEMFGDDAVKAAPILNIALTSRGHINGEKIPLAGVPHHSADKYLARLLEAGEKVVIVEQTEDPRQAKGVVKREVVEILTPGTATIEGVVDETDHLYLLSLYPNGSDAGLAYVDLLSGRFLLEEGRYENIFEKIRVLSPQEVIYPQVGEEDDLIAKLRKDSSVRLTGYEEWNFEYKTAVRELCEFFDVSTLDGFGVADKKLGLTAAGAIYRYLRENNRTRLDHIRRLTEAQSDDYMTLDYNTIRNLELVRNLSENSERDSLFHAVNRTSTAGGARRLKENILRPYKKLGPILHRQQGVKELYHARDLALDLSLMLKRLPDLERLAGRLGMRKINPRQLASIKDGLSIGTEILARMKELRTEVFSNIVSTYPASDDLIRLIVEALVDEPPLTANKGSILRRGFSEELDGLKDSIRDARDYIASLQKTERERTGITSLKVGFNKVFGYYIEVTRTHQDKVPSDYIRKQTLVNAERFITQKLKEKEELILAAEEKIFSLEERLYNELTDRVAEWMGNILMAADYLSEIDLVASLSNLAAEKMYCCPELKEDGALEIIEGRHPVIEDLLPPGSFIANDVNLAVDDDRIMVLTGPNMSGKSTYLRQNGLIVILAQIGSFVPAESAVIGLVDRVFTRVGAIDNLARGQSTFLVEMIESSNILHNATERSLILLDEVGRGTSTFDGLSIAWSVVEYINENIRARTIFATHYHELTGMADIYERIFNCQVAVKRWEDQIIFLHKIIPGGCDDSYGIEVARLAGIPRKAITRSKELLKLLESGKFSQSQLAKGIHKTINQRSLFDITPSPVEEELKKIDLNNTTPIDALRILNKLKEILGDE; from the coding sequence ATGAAATCATCATCTTCATCCGGCGGCTCCATCACGCCGCTAATGCGTCAGTACAATAAAATCAAGGCCCAATATCCGGATAAAATACTCTTTTTCCGGATGGGTGATTTCTATGAGATGTTCGGTGACGATGCTGTCAAAGCGGCCCCGATTCTCAATATCGCCCTGACGTCGCGCGGGCATATCAACGGTGAGAAAATTCCTCTGGCCGGGGTCCCGCATCACAGTGCCGATAAATACCTGGCCCGGCTCCTGGAGGCCGGGGAGAAGGTTGTTATTGTCGAACAGACCGAAGACCCCAGGCAGGCCAAGGGGGTGGTCAAGCGCGAGGTGGTTGAAATCCTGACGCCGGGTACGGCGACAATAGAAGGAGTGGTCGATGAAACCGATCATCTTTATCTGCTGTCGCTGTATCCGAACGGGAGCGATGCCGGGCTGGCATATGTCGATCTTTTGAGCGGAAGATTTCTGCTCGAAGAGGGCCGGTATGAAAATATTTTTGAGAAAATAAGGGTTTTGTCGCCACAGGAGGTCATCTACCCGCAGGTTGGTGAAGAGGACGATTTAATAGCGAAACTTAGGAAAGACAGTTCGGTCCGGCTGACCGGTTATGAGGAGTGGAATTTTGAGTACAAGACGGCGGTCCGAGAATTGTGCGAGTTTTTTGACGTCAGCACGCTGGATGGGTTCGGCGTCGCCGACAAAAAGCTGGGATTGACCGCCGCCGGCGCCATATACCGATACCTCAGGGAAAACAATCGAACGCGGCTGGATCATATCAGACGCCTTACCGAGGCGCAGTCGGATGATTACATGACGCTCGATTACAACACCATCCGGAACCTGGAGCTGGTCAGAAACCTGTCCGAAAACAGTGAGCGTGATTCGCTTTTTCATGCCGTGAACCGGACTTCAACGGCAGGCGGCGCCCGGCGCTTGAAGGAAAATATTCTGCGCCCGTACAAAAAGCTTGGGCCGATTTTGCACCGCCAGCAGGGAGTAAAGGAATTATATCATGCCCGCGATCTGGCCCTGGATTTATCATTAATGCTGAAGAGGCTGCCCGATCTGGAGCGGCTGGCCGGACGCCTGGGCATGAGGAAAATCAATCCGCGGCAATTGGCCTCCATAAAGGATGGGTTGTCTATCGGAACCGAGATCCTGGCCAGAATGAAGGAACTGAGGACGGAGGTTTTCAGCAATATTGTTTCCACTTATCCGGCCTCGGATGATCTTATCAGGCTCATTGTTGAGGCGCTGGTTGATGAACCGCCGCTGACCGCCAACAAGGGGAGTATCTTAAGGCGCGGATTTTCGGAGGAACTGGACGGCCTGAAGGATTCAATCCGCGACGCCCGGGATTATATTGCATCCCTCCAGAAAACGGAACGGGAAAGAACCGGAATAACCTCATTGAAGGTCGGGTTCAATAAGGTTTTCGGTTATTATATCGAAGTCACCCGAACCCATCAGGATAAGGTTCCTTCCGATTATATCCGCAAACAGACGCTGGTCAATGCCGAGCGGTTCATTACGCAGAAATTAAAGGAAAAAGAAGAATTGATTCTTGCCGCTGAGGAAAAAATATTCAGTCTTGAAGAGAGACTGTACAATGAACTGACCGACCGTGTGGCCGAATGGATGGGAAATATTCTTATGGCGGCCGATTACCTTTCCGAAATTGATCTGGTGGCTTCGCTAAGTAATCTGGCGGCGGAGAAGATGTATTGTTGTCCCGAATTGAAGGAAGACGGCGCGCTGGAAATAATTGAGGGGCGTCATCCGGTCATTGAGGATCTTTTGCCGCCCGGCAGCTTTATTGCCAATGATGTGAATCTGGCGGTCGATGACGACCGCATCATGGTTTTGACCGGTCCGAATATGTCGGGCAAATCGACCTATCTGCGCCAGAACGGCCTGATTGTCATCCTGGCCCAGATCGGTTCATTTGTCCCCGCCGAGTCGGCCGTGATCGGGCTGGTCGATCGTGTTTTTACCCGGGTTGGTGCCATAGATAATCTGGCCCGAGGGCAGTCGACTTTTCTGGTGGAGATGATCGAATCATCGAATATTCTCCACAACGCCACCGAACGGTCGCTGATTTTGCTTGATGAAGTCGGACGGGGAACGTCGACTTTTGACGGGTTGTCGATCGCCTGGTCGGTGGTGGAATATATCAATGAAAATATCAGGGCCCGGACCATTTTCGCGACGCATTATCATGAGTTGACCGGCATGGCGGACATTTATGAGCGGATATTCAACTGCCAGGTGGCGGTCAAACGATGGGAAGATCAGATTATCTTTTTGCATAAAATCATTCCCGGCGGTTGTGATGATTCATATGGTATCGAGGTGGCCCGTCTGGCGGGAATTCCACGCAAGGCAATTACCCGTTCCAAGGAGCTTCTCAAGCTGCTCGAGTCGGGCAAATTCTCGCAATCACAACTGGCAAAAGGAATTCATAAGACCATCAATCAAAGATCACTTTTCGATATAACTCCGTCACCGGTGGAGGAAGAATTGAAAAAGATAGATCTTAATAATACAACGCCGATAGACGCCCTGCGTATATTGAATAAATTGAAAGAGATTTTGGGTGATGAGTAA
- a CDS encoding iron-sulfur cluster-binding protein, translating to MSRSQVAVLRTDSRNILLDYRRLLELVQYRSILDFNKETLIKLNLSWTKYFPACSSQPWQLEGVVKTLIEDGFPRDKLIPIENKTVVTNPHKGARNNLWMPVLEKYGLGFTALPEVEWEVYQFKQPLLKLPQIFPEGIEIPSMYKGRQIIHLPTVKTHGHSTTTGAIKNAFGGLLKEVRHYAHKYIHEVLVDLVMMQQELHPAIFAVMDGTVAGDGAGPRTMIPHGKNIILASADSVAIDAVAARLMGFDPLNIPYLRMCHERGLGTADVNEIEILGIDITGIDFGFKAKKSFVIWGDQMLRKGALRFLEKIALHSPLVFWAPAASNIYHDWIWYPTIGKSIIRKFSRTEWGQLFQQYKKK from the coding sequence ATGTCGCGAAGCCAAGTAGCCGTATTAAGAACCGATTCCCGGAATATTCTGCTGGATTATCGCCGTCTCCTGGAACTGGTTCAGTACCGGTCTATTCTGGATTTCAATAAAGAGACCTTAATAAAACTAAATCTCTCCTGGACCAAATATTTCCCGGCCTGCTCATCACAGCCCTGGCAGCTTGAAGGGGTCGTCAAAACACTGATAGAAGACGGCTTCCCGCGTGATAAGCTTATTCCAATCGAAAATAAAACGGTGGTTACCAATCCGCATAAGGGAGCGCGGAATAATCTCTGGATGCCGGTTCTTGAAAAATATGGACTCGGCTTTACCGCTTTGCCGGAAGTTGAGTGGGAGGTTTATCAATTCAAGCAGCCGCTTCTTAAACTGCCACAAATTTTTCCCGAAGGTATCGAAATACCCAGCATGTATAAAGGGCGGCAGATAATTCATCTGCCGACCGTGAAGACGCATGGTCATTCCACCACCACCGGGGCGATCAAGAATGCTTTCGGGGGGCTCCTTAAAGAGGTCCGCCATTATGCCCATAAGTATATTCATGAGGTTCTGGTTGACCTGGTCATGATGCAGCAGGAACTGCATCCGGCCATATTTGCCGTGATGGACGGGACGGTCGCAGGCGACGGGGCCGGGCCGAGAACGATGATTCCCCATGGAAAGAATATTATTCTGGCCTCAGCCGATTCGGTGGCCATTGATGCCGTAGCAGCCAGGCTTATGGGTTTCGATCCCCTGAATATACCCTATCTCAGGATGTGTCATGAACGGGGCCTGGGCACCGCCGACGTGAATGAAATCGAGATTCTCGGTATTGATATAACCGGTATAGACTTCGGCTTTAAAGCCAAGAAATCTTTTGTAATCTGGGGCGATCAGATGCTCCGCAAGGGGGCGCTGAGGTTTCTGGAAAAAATCGCTCTTCATTCTCCGCTTGTTTTCTGGGCCCCAGCGGCCAGCAATATTTATCACGACTGGATCTGGTATCCCACTATCGGCAAGTCAATTATAAGAAAGTTCTCGCGGACCGAATGGGGACAATTATTTCAGCAATATAAGAAAAAATAG
- a CDS encoding polysaccharide deacetylase, producing the protein MKNILTVDLEDWFVVENLKANIKFEEWDELSDRVVDNTNRLLELFDYYGVSATFFVLGWIAEKHPRLIYNVNSRGHEVACHSYRHGRVDNLTEEQFREDTLKAIKAIEEACGVTPVGYRAPSWSINSKVPWAYEVLADMGFLYDSSMYPIKHDIYGEPDGPKRIVKIILESGQRIYEVPASTVNVLGHNFPVGGGGYLRHSPFWFTKKMIKKLNRDNHPAVIYIHPWEIDSHQPRLEGLTALQRYRQYGSIPTIEKKMELLLQAFDFCTIKDYIKRLVKKPIGFGR; encoded by the coding sequence ATGAAAAATATTCTGACAGTTGATCTTGAAGATTGGTTTGTCGTTGAAAATCTTAAGGCGAATATAAAATTCGAAGAGTGGGATGAACTGTCGGATCGGGTCGTTGATAATACCAATCGACTGCTCGAGCTCTTTGATTATTACGGGGTCAGCGCCACCTTTTTTGTTCTCGGCTGGATCGCGGAAAAGCATCCCCGCCTGATCTACAATGTTAACTCGAGGGGTCATGAAGTCGCGTGCCACAGCTATCGGCATGGCCGGGTGGATAATCTGACCGAAGAACAATTCCGGGAAGATACACTGAAGGCGATAAAGGCCATTGAGGAGGCCTGCGGCGTGACGCCCGTGGGCTATCGGGCCCCGAGCTGGTCGATTAATTCCAAGGTGCCGTGGGCCTATGAAGTTCTGGCCGATATGGGATTCCTGTATGATTCTTCGATGTATCCGATAAAGCATGACATATACGGCGAACCGGACGGCCCCAAGCGGATAGTCAAGATCATCCTGGAAAGCGGCCAGCGTATTTATGAAGTGCCGGCTTCGACCGTCAATGTCCTGGGGCATAATTTCCCCGTCGGCGGCGGCGGGTACCTGAGACATTCGCCCTTCTGGTTCACCAAAAAAATGATAAAGAAACTGAATCGGGACAATCATCCCGCTGTCATATATATCCATCCCTGGGAAATAGACAGCCATCAGCCGCGTCTGGAGGGGTTGACGGCGCTGCAGCGGTATCGGCAATATGGTTCTATTCCGACCATCGAAAAGAAAATGGAGCTGCTTCTTCAGGCATTTGATTTCTGTACGATTAAGGATTATATTAAAAGACTTGTAAAGAAACCGATAGGATTTGGCAGATAA
- a CDS encoding bifunctional methylenetetrahydrofolate dehydrogenase/methenyltetrahydrofolate cyclohydrolase FolD gives MEAKIIDGKIISNEIKEELKLRVDRLRDKGITPGLAAVLVGENPASQIYVRSKAKACEKIGIFSEVMIRPADISQKELAGIVDDLNHRDDIDGILVQLPLPGHIDEMAITLRIDPAKDVDGFHPHNVGMMLLGHPTFLSCTPYGIVELMRRYDIDPSGREVVVLGRSNIVGKPIGVMLMQKAKMANATVTFCHSRTANLEEVCRRADILIAAIGKAEFVKADMVKEGAVIIDVGINRVDDASADKGYRVVGDVDFAACSKKASHITPVPGGVGPMTITMLLTNTVQSAEAKAERMSKA, from the coding sequence ATGGAAGCAAAAATCATTGACGGAAAAATAATCTCCAATGAAATAAAGGAAGAATTGAAGCTGCGCGTTGACCGGCTCAGGGATAAGGGTATTACGCCCGGGCTGGCCGCCGTTTTGGTGGGCGAGAACCCGGCGTCGCAGATATATGTCCGCAGCAAGGCCAAAGCCTGTGAAAAGATCGGCATCTTTTCCGAAGTAATGATCCGGCCGGCCGATATCTCTCAGAAAGAGCTGGCCGGTATCGTCGATGACCTGAATCATCGTGACGATATCGACGGCATCCTGGTGCAATTGCCGCTGCCGGGCCATATCGACGAGATGGCGATTACTCTGCGGATAGATCCGGCCAAGGATGTGGACGGTTTTCATCCGCATAATGTCGGCATGATGCTACTGGGGCATCCGACCTTCCTGTCATGCACGCCATATGGTATTGTCGAGTTAATGCGGCGCTATGATATTGATCCGTCGGGCAGGGAAGTGGTTGTTCTCGGCCGGTCGAATATCGTGGGCAAACCGATCGGTGTCATGCTGATGCAAAAGGCAAAAATGGCCAATGCCACCGTGACTTTCTGTCATTCAAGAACGGCCAATCTGGAAGAAGTCTGCCGCCGGGCGGATATTCTGATCGCGGCCATCGGAAAAGCGGAATTTGTCAAGGCGGATATGGTCAAAGAAGGCGCGGTCATCATCGATGTGGGGATTAATCGGGTTGACGATGCTTCTGCCGACAAAGGTTATCGCGTGGTCGGTGATGTCGATTTTGCCGCCTGCAGCAAAAAAGCCTCGCACATAACGCCGGTTCCGGGAGGGGTCGGGCCGATGACGATCACCATGTTATTGACGAATACGGTGCAGTCGGCCGAGGCCAAGGCCGAAAGAATGAGCAAGGCCTGA